From Paenibacillus sp. FSL H8-0537:
AACCTTCTGAAACTAGCAAGGTAATATTGCATCCTATGGGTTAGGAACTAACCTGTAAGCTTGTTGGGTAAACTTGGAGCAGTAGCTCTATTGACCAAGAAGCCGCCACCTCTTAGGTGGTTGGTAGTTCACTTGAGCACTTGGAGCTTATTGATCACTTAATTGTTATAGATAATAGCAGCGCCGAAGGCGAGATTGTCCTGAAGGCTGATATTATGAAATATTACTGCCTGAGTGGATACGAAGTATCGAACTCCACTTAGAAAGAAGAGTAGCTCCAGATTAAATAAACCGATTACTGTCTCTGACAGTGAACGGTTTATTTTTTTGAACTTACATTGGATCGTGTTCAAAATGTCAAAAAATTCGACAATACCGGGGAGGATTTAGAGGATCTAATCTCCATCGGAACGATTGGATTGATTAAAGCCATTGAGAGCATCCAGACTGGAAAAGGTACGAAGCTCGCGACGTTCGTGGCTCGTTGTATTGAGAACGAAATACTTATGCATCTGCGATCGCTTAAAAAAACCCGGAAGGGTGTTTCTTTGCATGATCCAATTGGTATATATTGGATGACCGTAAGAAGGAAGTTGTTATTGGTCGGTTTGGTTTTTTTGTCTGTACACACACTTAACACATGTGGAGTTCCTAATATTGATGGTTTTTAATCAATTAGTGAATAAGCTGTTTATGACCTTGCAAATATCCTCCATTCCAAGCTAACATCAACAAAACTTGGGTGGGAGGGTTTTACTTATAGTTACTAGGCTTCGGAAAGGGAGAGGGGGCTAACGTTCTGCGGGGTGGTTATAATAATGAAGCTTGTCCAATAAGTCAGAAGATGCGATGATAAATAAATCACATGCTTACATAAGGGGTTAGAACAAAATGAAACAGGCATCATTGCTGCAAGACAAAAAACAACGCAAATTGCTGTTCAGCGCCGGACTTAGCTGGATGTTCGACGCCATGGACGTTGGCATGCTGTCCTTTATCGTAGCTGCGCTAAGCGTAGAGTGGGGGCTTGGCACCGAGCAGATCGGACAGCTGACTGCGATTAATTCCATCGGTATGGCGGTGGGCGCGGCAGCGGCAGGGGCGCTGGCGGATCGCTACGGACGCCGCACGATATTGCTGTGGACGCTGCTCATTTTCTCGGCGGCGAGTGGCTTGTCGGCGCTGGCGGGCACCTTTACCGTGCTGTGCCTCTTGCGTTTTGTTGGCGGCTTTGGACTTGGAGGCGAGCTGCCCGTCGCTTCGACACTCGTATCTGAGTCGGTTCCCGTTAAGGATAGAGGGAGAGCGATTGTGCTTCTGGAAAGCTTCTGGGCAGGCGGCTGGATTGTCGCCGCGCTCGTCTCTTATTTTGTTATTCCGGCTTATGGCTGGAGAGCAGCATTTATTATTGGAGCGGTTCCGGCGCTGTATGCGCTGTATCTGCGAAGAGCGATTGAGGATTCACCGCGTTATGTGGCGCAAAAGGGGAAGGTTTTGCCGCTGCGCCAGCGGCTGGCTGCGATATGGTCACCGAAGCATCGCCGCTCGACCATTATGCTGTGGCTGCTGTGGTTGACAGTCGTCTTCTCGTATTACGGCATGTTTCTGTGGCTGCCGACCGTGATGGTGCTGAAGGGCTTCGGGTTGGTCAAAAGCTTTCAATATGTGCTGCTCATTACACTGGCGCAGCTTCCGGGCTATTTTACAGCGGCCTATTTCATCGAGAAGCTGGGACGTAAATTTGTGCTTGTCACCTATTTGCTGCTGACGGCGGTAAGTGCCATCTGGTTCGGCAGCGCGACGACAGAAGGCATGCTGCTTGCTGCCGGAGCTTGCCTATCTTTCTTCAACCTTGGCGCTTGGGGAGCGATGTATGCTTACACGCCGGAGCAATATCCGACGGCGGTTCGTGCAACGGGTGCAGGCTTTGCCGCTTCCTTTGGCCGGATTGGGGGCATCATTGGCCCTTACATGGTGGGGATGCTCGTGGCAGGCGGCACATCGATTCAAACGGTGTTCATTATTTTCTTTGTAGCGATCGTATGCGGTGCGCTGGCGGTTGCTTTTCTAGGTAAAGAAACAAAAGGGATTGATCCTGACCTTTAAGCAGGCGAGCTTGTCAGAATAGGACGAACGAGGCGAGAAAGAGTAGGAAGCACATCGCTTTCTAAATAAAAAAGGCCCCTCTCCTGAGGAGTAGCAGTATCGGCAAGCCGAACGCTGCTTGATCAAGGAGAGGGGTTCTTATTTTGGAGAAATCCTGCAAAATACAGATTTTAGCACAAGTAGCTACAGCTATTATCTAAGCGGCGCGAAATGCTTCACTTGCTCCAAAATGCCTTCAATTTCTTGGACGACATCTTCTGAAAGCTCCAGCTCGACAGCTTTGACGTTTTCGACGATTTGCTGCGGACGGCTCGCGCCAATTAGCGCGGAGCTGATGCCCGGCAAGCGCAGCACCCATGCCAGCGCGAGCTGGGAAATGGAGACGCCAAGCTGGCTAGCCAGCCCGTCCAGCTGTTCTACGCAGTCAAGGACATCGTCCCTTAAATAGCTTTTCAGCACATGGTTGATCGAATCATTGGCAGCGCGGCTATCTGTAGGCAATTGCTGGCCTTTTCTGTATTTTCCGGTCAGAATGCCTTGTGCCAGCGGCGAAAAGACGATCTGGCCAATGCCTTCCCGCTCGCTGACAGGGATGACTTCCTGCTCGATATATCGCTCAAACATATTGTAGATTGGCTGGTTGGAAATGAGCGGACGCAGGTTCAGCCGCTTCGCAATGCCGGTCGCATCGGCGATTTGAGCGGCGCTCCATTCGCTGACAGCGGAATACAAAATTTTGCCCTGTGCCGTCAAATCATCCAGCGCCCGCAGCGTCTCTTCCAGCGGAGCATTCTGATCATAGCGATGGCAAAAATAAATATCAATATAATCCGTACCGAGACGTTTCAAGCTGGCATCGCACTGCTCCATAATATGCTTGCGCGATAAGCCGCCGTCATTGGGGCCGTCACCCATATTGAAGAAGACCTTCGTCGAAAGCACATAGCTTGCGCGCTCGAATGGACGCAGGGCGCTGCCGAGCGCCCGCTCGCCTTCGCCGCGATTATAGGCATTGGAAGTGTCGAAGAAGTTGATGCCGCTTTCAAAGGCTTGCTGAATGCAAGCGTCAGCCGCTTTCTGCTCGGTAGCTGTGCCGTAGGTGAGCCAGCTTCCAAGACCGATTTCGCTTACTTTAATGCCGCTTGAACCAACGCGTCTGTATTTCATACCCTGATTCCTCCGTTTTCATTGAAAAAGTAAATGCTTGTCTTTGGCAGCCGCCGTTATTGCTCCAGTGATTTTTGCGTAAAGATAGCCATGTACGTCACTTCGTCCGATACGGGGCAGAGGAGATGCTCCTCCAGCGAATTGAAATAAAGCGTATCCCCCGGATGCAGCGAATATTCAGTCGCACCAACCTTATATGTCATCTCGCCGCTGATCATATAAATAAATTCCTCGCCCTCATGGGAGAAGCCGTGCGGCTTGACCTCGCCTTTGCGGGCCGTAATCAAATAAGGCTGGACCAGCTTGTCTCTGCGTTCGCTGGCAAACGCGTAGAAGGAATACCCTCTGTCTGTCCGTAGCCAGCTGTCTTTATCGCTGTACTGCAGGCTAGAATTGAATACGGTCGCATTGGCGCTCTGCTCTTCAATCAGGTCGGACACCCGGACGCCTAAAGCTCCGGCAATTTTCATCAGTGTCGCCACCGGAGGAGCGGATAGATCGTTTTCAATTTTGGACAGGAGGCTCTTCGTAAAGCCGCACTGTTTTGCGATTTCTTCCTGCGTCCGCTTCTGTTCCATGCGGATCAGCCGGATTCTTTTGCCGAGGCTCATCAGTCACACACCTTTATTTGTCATACTTGCCCTCTATCGTATCATAAAAGGACTGAGTTGAAAACGGTTCAATAAAGTTGTTGATAATTCAACTTAGTTGAATTAAAATAAACCTGCAATCACCTTGAGCTAAGTGCTTGGAACATTGAAGCGTTGAAGTTTAGAAGACTAGAAGTTTTGAAATCTTGAAAAATTGAGAAGTTGAAACATTGAAGGCTATATGAAACAAGGAGGGACAGTATGGTTAAAGCGGCGGATTTAAATGAGGAGCAGCACGTGCTGGATATGGGCTGGGGCAAAATAGCATGGTTATATGGACAAGAAATCGATCCTGAGGGCCAAATGACATTTGGGCAGGTTTACATTAATGCAGGTCAGGAAAATGGACGCCATCGGCATCCGAACTGTGAGGAAATTATTTTTGTGCTGTCAGGCGAATGCGATCATTCGCTAGGGGATGAAATGTATCATTTGAAGCCAGGCATGGCACTGCGTATTCCGCAAAATGTGCTGCATCATGCCAAGGTAACGAGCTGGGAGCCGTGCCGGATGATCATTGCGTATTCCGCAGTCGATCGGGAAACGGTGGGCGAGTAGAGCAGCCTTTCGAGCGTTGGGCGACCTAGTATGAGCAGAGCATAGGTTTGTTCAAGCAGGTGGCACGACGTAGATCGTAGAAAGTAGAAAGCAGAAAGCAGAAAGCAGAAAGCAGAAAGCAGGGAGGATGACAAGTGGGAATCCGGTATGCTTTTTCCCGGCCAACAGCGGGGACAGCGGAAGAGGAAGCGTTAATTCATGGCTATCAGGCGGCGGGCTACGAAGGCTTGCAGCTTAAATGGAATCAATATATGCCCCACGTGGAGGAGCCGGAGCGGTTTATAGAACGCTGGGGACAGCGGCCGGGCCTTGCTTCCGCGCTTATTACGGGAGGTACGCTGCTTAGCGATGACAGCAAGGAGGAGCTGCGCCGTATTTTCCGCTTTGGGAAGCAGGTGGGCACGGAGCTGATCGTCTACTGTCACAGCGTCCCAAGGACGGGACTAGACAAGGAAGCTATCGCTGGCTTTGCGAGGCTGTTCGCGGAGCTGGGCAAGGAAGCGCAAAGCAGCGGACTCAAGCTGTCGCTGCATCATCATTATGATCAGCCGGTCATGCATCGGGCGGATTTTGATACCTTTTTCAGCGAGCTGCGGCCGGAGGACGGGGTTGGACTGACGGTCGATACGGCGCATATGGTGAAGTCAGGCATTACCGATGTGGCGGAGGTTATTCGCAGCTTTGCGCCATTCATCAATAATTTTCATATGAAGGATTTTGCGGCTGGCGAATATCGGATTTTAGGAGAGGGCTCGATTGATTTTCAGCCGATTATGACGGAAGTACAGCGTATAGGCTACGAGGGCTGGATGTCGGCGGATGAGGAAAGCGGCGGTGAGATAGTGATGGGCATGCAGCAATGCTTGCCATTCATGAAATCAGGTATGGGGAGAGTGGCGGAATGAAAAAATATAAAATTGGATTTGTCGGTGCAGGGGCTGTCACGCGGCTGCATTTGAGAGGCTATGCCAATCACCAGGATCGCGTAGAGGTTGTTGCGATTTGCGACCCAAGCGAAGCGGCCGTTCAGGAGCGGGCGGATGAGTTCGGCATTGAGGGAAGATACACTGATCTTGCGGAAATGCTGGCGCATAGCGGGCTAGATGCCGCAGTGGTCTGTACGCCTTCGACGATACGTGGAAGCATCATGCGGCCGCTGCTGGAAGCGGGCATTCCGGTTTTTCTGGAAAAGCCTTTCGCCGACACGTTTGCCGAGGCGCAGCAAATAGCAGAGCTTGCCAAGCAGCTGAACGTTCCAGTGTGCATTAATCAAAATTTCCGCAAGCATCATCCATTTGATTTTATTCGCGATTTGGTCAAGTCAGGCGCCATCGGCAAGCTGGAGTCGATTCAATATGATTCCTTGTTCTATCGGCAGGATGCAGGCTGGCGAGTACATACGCAGCGTCACGCCTTATCCGTCATGGCCATTCATTGGTTTGATGGTATGCGCCGAATTGCGGATGCCAAGGCGGCTTCCATTTATTGCAGTGCCTACTCCTCGAAGGCGGTCGATTGTTTAGGGGAGACGGATGCAACCGTGCTGATGACGTTTGACAACGGCGTGCGCGCCCATTTTACCCAAAGCTTCTCCAGTCCGTTTCATAAAAATGATCTCGTCGTGCTTGGCAGCGAAGGCGTGCTCAGCACTTCATCCAATACGATTGGGCTGTATCGCCGCGACCCGAGCGGAGCGCCGAACTGGAATCCGCAGCCGGTGCAGACATGGGAGCACGCGCTGCCGATTGAGGAGGCGATATTTGACGGCCTCAATCAGCTGCTCGTCTGGCTGGAGACTGGCGTGGAAGCCGAAAATAGTGCGTTTGACAATTTGCATACGGTTTCATTGCTGGCTGGGGCATACGAGTCGGCAAAGGATAATCAGGTCGTTGCCTTTCAGGAAGGACTGCTAGGGTAGAACGGTTAGAGCGGTTAGAGCAGGTAGAGCATACAACTGCAAAAGTCATATGAACTGAAACAGCTGCAAAAGCAGAAAAGGCTACAAAAAGACATCTATAGGAACTTGGTTATAATGGTAGTCAGTTAGAATTGTGGTCAGTTGAGGGGAAATAAATAAGGCGCGGGGTTTTCGCAGCAGCGAAAATTTCGCGCCTTATTTATTACGATAAGCTCTTCGCGCTTTGCTTTGAAGGACCACCTGTTTTGGCGGACACGAAATCCGCTATTTCTTCTAGCAAATGGTCATGGAGATGCCTCGTGGACACAGAAGCCCCTAATGGTCCCCAAATCGCTGTTTTGCCGAGATATTGAGACCGATAAGGCATTTCCTGTCCGCCTACATACTTAAATTACAAAAAAAGCTCAAATAGCGGAACTCCAGTCCTCCAAAAAGGAGAGGTTCTACAAGAGATCCTGTCCGTACTGACAATTACGGAGGCTAATCGCATTTTCGCGGGGGCACCGTTACTGCTGAAAATGCTGCTGGCGGTAATGGAGCGGGCTCATGCCGGTCCAGCGTTTGAATTGCCTGCTGAAATGCGACAGCTGGGAATAGCCCAGCCGCAAACCAATTTCCTTCAGCGACAGCTCAGGCTGGCGAATGAGCACCTTAGCCTCCTGAAGCTTGAGCTCAGATAAAAACTGCCGTGGCGACAGCCCATACACTTTGCGAAACACTTCAAGCCCATAGCCGGGGCTGATGCCCAGCGAGCCCATAATCTCTTCAATGCGAAAGGCGCTCTCCGCCACCGACTCCCCAGGAAGCTTATGCGGGTCAAAGTTCCCCTTGATCGCCTCGGCAATCGCTTTGGCATATTGAACGGATGCTGGTGGCATAGCTGCCAGCTCCTCCTCCGGCAAACAGATCGTACTGACTAATAGTCCGAACAGCTCAAACAAATCCGCTTGCAGCCGAAAGCGATCCGCCGTCGTATAGCCGCCGCCCCGCCTAAGCATCGCAATCCATGGATTCAAAATAGGCAGCAGGCGCTCAGAATCAGCGCTTCCCGCGGGAAACAGCAGGCGGCCATTACGAATCATTTCTTGGCGAAAAGCCGGATCATCCACATTAAAGTGGGCGCAAAAATAAGCCATGCCCTCCTCCGAAACGCAGCGGCTCTTATGCTTAAAGCCGGGGGGAATAAGCAGAAAGTCGCCGGCACCCAGCTGATATTTGCTTTCGCCAATGATCGTTTCCTGCGCACCCTCCTGAATAAAAATCATTTCAAAGCCAATATGGGATTCCAGCGGCATCTGCCAATGCTTGTCTACACGCTGTTCATGTGCGCCGAAAAACTTAATGTTCCAGTCGATGGCAGGCAGAAAGCGCACATTTTGAATCCACGGCGAGAGTGTCACTTCATCATCCATTAGGCAGACCACCTTTGATTTGGGTAAATTTCACGTTGTTTGGACAATCGGCGATTTATTCTATTTAATTTATACTAAGAGGGTAAGATAAACAATAAGCAAAAGTGATGAAACGATAGGGGTTGTCGATATGGGACAAACGGCAAAATGGTTTTCAAGCACACAAACAGCGAGCTGGACGGAGAAAAGCACGGAATCACGCGCCTTTTCACCTGCTCTATCTAACTTGGCGATAACTGAAAGCGTATACCAAACGGTGGAGGGCTTTGGCGGCTGCTTCAATGAGCTGGGCTTCACTGCACTGAGCCACTTATCGGAGGAAGAACGTGCTGCGGTCATGCACGAGCTGTTCCATCCAGAAGGCGAGCAGCGCTTCAGCATTTGCCGCATGCCTATTGGAGCCAGCGACTACGCACTGGAGTGGTACAGCTTGAACGAAACGGACGGGGATGTGGCGATGGAGCATTTTTCCATTGAACGCGACCGCAAGTATTTGATTCCTTATATAAAAGAAGCGCTGGCGCTCAATCCGGAGCTGAAGCTGTTCGCTTCGCCATGGAGTCCGCCGACGTGGATGAAGACGCCGAAGGCTTATAATTACGGAACGCTGCGCTGGGAGAAGGAAATTCTCGAAGCCTATGCGCTGTATTTCGTCAAGTTCGTTCAGGCTTACCAAGAGGAAGGCATTACGATCCATCAGGTCCATGTGCAAAATGAAGTGGTTGCCGATCAAAAGTTTCCTTCCTGCGTATGGACGGGCGAGCAGCTTAGGGAGTTCATCCGCGATTATTTAGGACCTGCCTTCAAGCAGCATGGGCTGGACACGGAAATTTGGCTCGGAACGATTAATGCCCCCGACCCATGGCTGGAGCTGATGAAAGGGACAACGAACGATTATGACGCTTATGCAGGTCTCGTACTGAGCGACCCTGAAGCTTATAAATATATTAAAGGCGTCGGCTATCAATGGGCAGGCAAATATGCAATCGCCCGGACGTCGCAGAGCTACCCGGAGCTGCGTTATATGCAGACGGAAAATGAATGCGGAGATGGCAAAAACACATGGGCGTATGCCAAATATGTGTTCCATCTGTACCAGCATTATTTCAGCAACGGCGTGAACAGCTATATTTACTGGAATATGGCGTTGGAGCCGAAAGGACGCAGCACATGGGGCTGGGAGCAAAATGCCATGATCACAGTTGAACCGGATGCGAAGCGGGCGATAAACAATCCGGAATATTACGTGATGAAGCATTTCAGCCATTTTGTGGCACCAGGCTCGCAGCGTATTGGGCTGCAAGGTCCGTGGAGCGGCCATGCCATAGCTTTCAAACGTGAAGACGGCTCGAGAGTCATCGTGATCACGAATCCTTACACGGATACAAGAGAGCTAAGGCTGTCCGATGGCGAAGCAGAGCATGCTTTTGAGCTGGAGCCGGAATCCTTTCACACGATTGTACTTGCATAAAATATAATTTCAATGAACAAACGCCTTTGCGCTCAAGCATGGCGTTTGTTTTGTCGTTATAAAAGTAAAGAGTGGGGAGGGAAAAGGAATGAGGCTGCTGTCTAAAATATATCGTGCCATGCTGCACCCGTTTCGGCGCAGCATACGCAATAAGCTGATTTTAATTATGGTTGTTGTGTCGGCGCTGCCAATTGTAGCCGTAACTGCGCTTGCTGTGGATAATAACCGAAAGTCAATGGAGGCCGAGCTTATTGGGACGAATGTGTCCAATATGAAATGGACGAGCATTTATCTCGGCGAACAATTTTCGCAAATGAACAGTCTGTTATATTCTGTTCTCATTAACCCGAACCTGAATGATTATATTGCCAGCGAGGAGGATTCTGGGTTGTCGAGCCAGTTTTCAGCGCAGCGCAACATTGAGGATGCAATGGCCTCGCTGTTTTATTCGGGCAATCATTATATTTCGGGCAT
This genomic window contains:
- a CDS encoding MFS transporter, producing MKQASLLQDKKQRKLLFSAGLSWMFDAMDVGMLSFIVAALSVEWGLGTEQIGQLTAINSIGMAVGAAAAGALADRYGRRTILLWTLLIFSAASGLSALAGTFTVLCLLRFVGGFGLGGELPVASTLVSESVPVKDRGRAIVLLESFWAGGWIVAALVSYFVIPAYGWRAAFIIGAVPALYALYLRRAIEDSPRYVAQKGKVLPLRQRLAAIWSPKHRRSTIMLWLLWLTVVFSYYGMFLWLPTVMVLKGFGLVKSFQYVLLITLAQLPGYFTAAYFIEKLGRKFVLVTYLLLTAVSAIWFGSATTEGMLLAAGACLSFFNLGAWGAMYAYTPEQYPTAVRATGAGFAASFGRIGGIIGPYMVGMLVAGGTSIQTVFIIFFVAIVCGALAVAFLGKETKGIDPDL
- a CDS encoding aldo/keto reductase family protein translates to MKYRRVGSSGIKVSEIGLGSWLTYGTATEQKAADACIQQAFESGINFFDTSNAYNRGEGERALGSALRPFERASYVLSTKVFFNMGDGPNDGGLSRKHIMEQCDASLKRLGTDYIDIYFCHRYDQNAPLEETLRALDDLTAQGKILYSAVSEWSAAQIADATGIAKRLNLRPLISNQPIYNMFERYIEQEVIPVSEREGIGQIVFSPLAQGILTGKYRKGQQLPTDSRAANDSINHVLKSYLRDDVLDCVEQLDGLASQLGVSISQLALAWVLRLPGISSALIGASRPQQIVENVKAVELELSEDVVQEIEGILEQVKHFAPLR
- a CDS encoding XRE family transcriptional regulator; its protein translation is MSLGKRIRLIRMEQKRTQEEIAKQCGFTKSLLSKIENDLSAPPVATLMKIAGALGVRVSDLIEEQSANATVFNSSLQYSDKDSWLRTDRGYSFYAFASERRDKLVQPYLITARKGEVKPHGFSHEGEEFIYMISGEMTYKVGATEYSLHPGDTLYFNSLEEHLLCPVSDEVTYMAIFTQKSLEQ
- a CDS encoding cupin domain-containing protein; translated protein: MVKAADLNEEQHVLDMGWGKIAWLYGQEIDPEGQMTFGQVYINAGQENGRHRHPNCEEIIFVLSGECDHSLGDEMYHLKPGMALRIPQNVLHHAKVTSWEPCRMIIAYSAVDRETVGE
- a CDS encoding TIM barrel protein; protein product: MGIRYAFSRPTAGTAEEEALIHGYQAAGYEGLQLKWNQYMPHVEEPERFIERWGQRPGLASALITGGTLLSDDSKEELRRIFRFGKQVGTELIVYCHSVPRTGLDKEAIAGFARLFAELGKEAQSSGLKLSLHHHYDQPVMHRADFDTFFSELRPEDGVGLTVDTAHMVKSGITDVAEVIRSFAPFINNFHMKDFAAGEYRILGEGSIDFQPIMTEVQRIGYEGWMSADEESGGEIVMGMQQCLPFMKSGMGRVAE
- a CDS encoding Gfo/Idh/MocA family oxidoreductase is translated as MKKYKIGFVGAGAVTRLHLRGYANHQDRVEVVAICDPSEAAVQERADEFGIEGRYTDLAEMLAHSGLDAAVVCTPSTIRGSIMRPLLEAGIPVFLEKPFADTFAEAQQIAELAKQLNVPVCINQNFRKHHPFDFIRDLVKSGAIGKLESIQYDSLFYRQDAGWRVHTQRHALSVMAIHWFDGMRRIADAKAASIYCSAYSSKAVDCLGETDATVLMTFDNGVRAHFTQSFSSPFHKNDLVVLGSEGVLSTSSNTIGLYRRDPSGAPNWNPQPVQTWEHALPIEEAIFDGLNQLLVWLETGVEAENSAFDNLHTVSLLAGAYESAKDNQVVAFQEGLLG
- a CDS encoding AraC family transcriptional regulator, whose protein sequence is MDDEVTLSPWIQNVRFLPAIDWNIKFFGAHEQRVDKHWQMPLESHIGFEMIFIQEGAQETIIGESKYQLGAGDFLLIPPGFKHKSRCVSEEGMAYFCAHFNVDDPAFRQEMIRNGRLLFPAGSADSERLLPILNPWIAMLRRGGGYTTADRFRLQADLFELFGLLVSTICLPEEELAAMPPASVQYAKAIAEAIKGNFDPHKLPGESVAESAFRIEEIMGSLGISPGYGLEVFRKVYGLSPRQFLSELKLQEAKVLIRQPELSLKEIGLRLGYSQLSHFSRQFKRWTGMSPLHYRQQHFQQ
- a CDS encoding glycoside hydrolase family 30 protein, whose product is MGQTAKWFSSTQTASWTEKSTESRAFSPALSNLAITESVYQTVEGFGGCFNELGFTALSHLSEEERAAVMHELFHPEGEQRFSICRMPIGASDYALEWYSLNETDGDVAMEHFSIERDRKYLIPYIKEALALNPELKLFASPWSPPTWMKTPKAYNYGTLRWEKEILEAYALYFVKFVQAYQEEGITIHQVHVQNEVVADQKFPSCVWTGEQLREFIRDYLGPAFKQHGLDTEIWLGTINAPDPWLELMKGTTNDYDAYAGLVLSDPEAYKYIKGVGYQWAGKYAIARTSQSYPELRYMQTENECGDGKNTWAYAKYVFHLYQHYFSNGVNSYIYWNMALEPKGRSTWGWEQNAMITVEPDAKRAINNPEYYVMKHFSHFVAPGSQRIGLQGPWSGHAIAFKREDGSRVIVITNPYTDTRELRLSDGEAEHAFELEPESFHTIVLA